AGTTGGTACGGACCGCGTTTGGCTTCTTCGGGACTCTTCGCCCGGCAGGAATACGTCTGTTTTTCATAATGTATGACTCCCACATACGGAGAGGCGGATACATCCGTTTTCTTGATTTCGAAGGATGAGGGTTCGGTCAGCACGGAATACTCGGCCAGATACGTTCCTGTCTTTTCCCCATCTTCAGTAACTTGAGCATGTTCTTCGCCGTACTTCCCATGTTCCCTCAGTTTTTGAATCCATTCTTTTTGAAATTGGACAAAACTTTCTTCTGCCTGCGCATCCTCGGAAGCTCGAGCAAACTCAACTGAAAAACATCCCAAAAGAGCACAAACCACGAAACAGATCCAAAGATTCTTCATCACCTTTGCCATATCCTTCTCTCCCAAATAGATTTCTCCTCAAAACAAAACTGCCGGGGCATAACGCTAACACATGCCCCGGCAGCCTTCAACTCTATTTTACTAACTCTATTTGACTACTGGATTTACTGCTCCACTTTGAGCTCAACACGACGGTTGAGTGCGCGACCTTCCTCTGTGGAATTGTCGGCGATAGGCCTCAATTCGCTGTAGCCCTTGGCCCTCATACGGCTTGCAGAAATTCCCTTGTCCAGGAAGTAATCATACACAGCCCGAGCACGTCTTTCGGAAAGTCTCTGATTGTACTCTACCGTACCCATGGAATCCGTATGGCCTTCGATGATTACACTGACATCGGGATGGCTCATGAGGATTTTTGCCCCTTCATCCAGCACAGGTCTCCATTCGGACTTGATGTTGTATTTGTCGAAGTCGAAATGGATGCCTCTCAGAACAATCACGTCTTCTTTCTTTTCAGGCACATCTTCATAGAAAACATCCCGGACAAACTGCTCCAGCGCGGCTTTGCTGTTGAGCAGGTCAGCACCTTGAACGATGATGCAATTTCCAGTAGCTGCAATCTTTTCGAGTCTGGCCTGGTCTTTTTTATTCTCGGCAAAAGAAATCACGTGAAAGCAGACTTCGGGATATTTGCTGTGGATCGCGGTGGCTTCCATCACAGGATCGGAACCGATATTCGCCCCACCGTCAGAGATGAGAATAACGGCTGTCTTTCCAGACATCCTTGCCAACTCGGGATCCAGCTGGATGATTCCCGGTCCCATGGGAGTGAGTCTTCCAAAAATTTCCTGGTCGTTTTTGATCTTTTCGATAGAAGTAGCAAACTTGGCTCGATCATAAACGATGGGCGCCTGAATCTGCTGAAAGGGCGCAAACAAATCGATGGATCCCTTGTAGCCCAATTCCGGAATCAATTCATTCATTTCCAGAAGCAGGTTTTTCACCAGAATCATCTTGATTTCTTTTAAGGATTCATGATGCATGTACATAGAACCGGATTGGTCTGGAAAGAGGATAAAATTATCAACTTTAGGAACCAATTTTGCCTGTGCACTTGCTCCACACATAACAAGCATGAACACCAGCATAATCGCCGCAATAACCCCCTGCTTGGCCTTACCGTCCATAACTTCCCTCCTTTTTGAATTGTTTCGGCAGTTTAAGAAAATATATAACAGGCTGGAAAATTGATACATGTTATTAATATCACTAAAACACGTGGCTCGTTCTGTCAACTGTTTTCAAGGCGCCGACAAATATGATTGAGCCGCATACGAACCCTTATAGAGTTACAAAAAATACACAACAACTTCAAATGCTTGCTTCCACAAAACCCTGTTGCTTTATTTTATCGATACACTCCATAAACGATGCCAACAGGTTTCAAATGTAAGACATTAACATAAATACAAATGATATTGATGAAACCATACGTTTTGAAAAAGATATAAAAGAAATTTCATTTATTTTGACTTATACCCCCATATTTCGCTTGAATACGATCAATAAGCACATCCCGTACATTCAAACCGGGTTCATCGAGCACCCATTGATGGATCTGCTCCAGAATTTCCCCCACAAGCGGACCCGGCTTGAGGGAGAGAGCCTGCATAACGTCCGTACCATTGAGCGCCAGGTCTCCGATATGCAAAGGTGGCCGGCTTTTCATTTGAACCGAAATCCTGGAACGCAAACGGTTCAGTTCCTCCAAGGATTTTTCCCGGCAATTGCCGGAAATGCGGTCTGCGTACGCCAGGTCCAAGAGGTCTTCCAGGAGGTCGGGACCCACTGCAGCCAGGAGCCGTCTCAATTGTGCCCCCCCCCAACGCAAGGTATTTCGCGGAATATGATTTCTTACCAGGATCATCACATCTTGAATCAGCTGCTGGGGCATACGCCAGCGGTCCATGACCGCAAAAGCCGCATGTGCACTCGCTTGGGAATTCAAGGATCGATTCTCCCTGCGACCGGCTCCGTGGACGGAAGTTTTTTGCCCAAGCCGATGGAAGAGGGCCGCCAACCGAACGCGCAACCGAAAGGGACTGTTGTGCACGGTGTAGAGTGTATGGCGATACGCATCGAAAGGGCAGGAGCTCCGGCGATTTCGCCGGCACTCTCTTTCGAGCTCGGGCAAAACTTTCCGGAGCACCCCGCAACGCCTCATCCATTCAAATGCCTTCTCCACATGCTTTCCCATGATCAGCTTGAGCATTTCATCCCGAATGCGCTCGACTGCGATTCCATCGATCCCGGCAAGAGAGTCCTTAACCGCAGCTGAAACATTGGGATGAATGCGGTAGCCATAGACACCGAGAAACCTCCCGGCCCTGAGAATGCGGAGCGGATCTTCATTCAGTCGGGACCGGGCATTCCCCACCGTTTTGAGCAAGTGATGACGAAGATCCTCACTTCCGCCATGCGGATCCAAAAGCCGTCCTTCAGGATAAGACAGGGCGAGCGCATTTACTGTAAAATCCCGACGCCCCAAGTCTGCCAGAATCCCTTCCCGCCCGGGCTTGCCGTAGGTTGTAACTTCTATGTCTCCCTGCGCTGTGTGAATGCGAACGGTCCCATGCTGAATTCCCACCGGAATAACCCGTGGAAAGAGCCTCATGATTTCTGATGGTGAAGCACTCGTGGCCAGATCCCAATCCTTGGGAGCCTGCCCCGAAAAAAAATCCCGTAAAGCCCCCCCCACCAGCCACACATCAAAGCCGGAATGGAACAAATGTTCCATGATCTCTAGTACATGATTCGGAACAAAATCCAATCCACAGAGTTTGCCGTAAAGGGTTTCCGTTTCTCTCATATCAATGGGTTCCATCCTGTCCTTTCGCATTTACAGGAGTCAAAAGCAAATCGCTATTCAACCGGATTTTTGCAGCAATTTGGATGGTCTTCATTATGCTGTCGCTTCCAACATCCCCTTCGATCCCCCTTCAAAAGGGGATTTTACCCTGGGAATCCCCCTCTTGAAGAGGCATGGGGGGGTGTTCATTTTTCAAAATGAGAACTCCTGGGATTTTTGGCCTTGATCTTTTGCATATTCTCAATATAATAGAAACATATTTGTTTAGAGAGTTTGTCGAAAAGTTCTCATTTATCGGATGAATTGGATATAGGAGGGGAAAATGATGGATACTGCCGAAGCTTATCGCAAGATGGAAGAGGCAAACAAGATCATTCAGGATTTTTCAATCGGGCAGTATGCTCTTTACCTCTTCGCCTTCCTTCTGGAAACGGCTTTGTGTTTCTGGTGGGCTGTGAACATGTAGAATCATAAAATATGAGTCAACCCGTTCTTCCGGTGAAGCATCAAGATTTAATCCGGCAGGCTTTTTATTTCTACGGAATATACTAAATTGCAAAGAATTCATTCAGGTCTCTCTCTTCTCTTCCTATCATTCCTTAGCCTTCGGGGTCAGGTTCGGGGACCTTATGCCTTATCTTTGCAAACGCCATAAACAATTTTAACGCGATGAAGATCAAAGGCCATGGGTTCTCCCCCATGGCCTTTTCTTTTTGGTAAGAATCCTCTTCCTCGTAGGCAAACAGTAGAGAGGAGGTGATGGGTCCATGGGATTGACTGGCCCAGCGGATTTATCTGATGCATTTAAAAAATTGCCATTATGCGGTACGGGAACCTTTCACTTGGAAAAGGATAGGGAAAATAGCGAAATGGAAAAGGACGAAAAGATGAGCCGAAAAATACATATATTCGATACGACTCTGCGAGACGGTGAACAAGTCCCGGGGGCCAAATTGAACAAGAGGCAGAAAATTGAAATCGCGCAGCAGTTGGCAAACCTGGGAGTGGATGTCATCGAAGCGGGTTTTCCGTGTTCTTCCCCGGAAGACCTTCAAGCTGTTAAAGCCATCGCAGAGCAGGTCAAGGGCCCCGTGATTGCCGGTTTGGCGAGGGCGGTTCAGCAGGATATCGACCTGGCGTGGGAGGCCCTTCAAGGGGCGGAACGCCCACGTATCCATGTTTTTCTGGGCTCTTCGGACATTCACCTCAAGAGCAAACTCCGCAAAGGCCGCGACAACGCTCTTGCCATGGCCGTAGAGGCGGTACGTTATGCCAAAAAATATTGTCATGATGTAGAGTATTCCACCGAAGACGGATCACGCACTGATTTTGACTACCTGTGCCGTGTCATCGAGGCGGCGATCGATGCCGGAGCCACCGTCATCAACGTCCCGGATACAGTGGGATACGCCGTCCCGGAACAATACGGGGAACTCATCCGCAAGCTGCGTGAGAGCGTTCCCGCCCTGGACCGGGTATTGTTGAGCGTTCACTGCCACAATGATCTGGGCCTTGCGGTGGCCAACAGTCTGGCGGCCATCCGGAATGGAGCGGACCAGGTCGAATGCACCGTCAATGGAGTAGGAGAAAGGGCGGGAAACGCATCCCTGGAAGAGATCGTAATGATCCTGAAAACGCGTCACGACACCTATCAGGCTTACACGGATATCAAGACGCAGGAGATTTACCGCACCAGTCGCATGGTGAGCCGGCTGATGAACATTCCCGTGCAGCCGAACAAAGCCATCATAGGCGCCAATGCCTTTGCCCACTCCTCAGGCATCCACCAGGACGGCATCCTGAAGGATCGGAGCACTTATGAAATCATGAAGCCCGAAGATGTGGGGATTCGACAACATAAAATGGTTCTCACCGCACGCTCCGGCCGTGCCGCTCTCAAGCACCGGCTGACGGAAATGGGGTATGAACTGGAACAGGATAAATTCGAACGTGTCTACAAACGTTTCCTGAACGTCGCTGACCGCAAAAAGGAAATCACCAGTCAGGACCTCAATTCCATCGTTGAAATTGAACTGACCAAGGTCCCCGAGACTTTCACCTTTCACAGCCTCCAGATCATGAGCGGCAATACCATGATTCCCCTCGCTTCGGTCACCCTGCTGAAGGAAGGACAAATGCTCACCGATGCCGCCACCGGAAACGGCCCTGTCAATGCTGTTTTCAATGGCATCGAGCGGATTGTGGGACAACAGGGTAAACTGAGAGATTACGACCTCAAGGCGGTTACCATGGGAAAGGACGCTCTGGGTGAAGCCATGGTGCGCGTGGAAATTGAGGGTGTGGTCTATTCAGGGATTGGAACCAGCCCCGACGTCATCGAAGCGACCGCCCGCGCTTACTTGAACGCTTTCAACCGTTTTTTTGCGGGATCGCACTGAAAATCCGGGCGTATCTCCGGCAAACAGGATGGATATCCTGTAGGATTTGAATTCAAAACCAACACGTTATTCTTTGACAGTTCCTTAATGCGCTGGTCTTCGTAATTACGCAACCGTTTACCCATACGTCTTCGTAGGAGCGGCATCCTGCCGCGACAAGGTATGCGGCGGTTCCTGTCACAGTTGGAAGCCGTTCCTATGAAGAAATGGCCGCGTAATGACAATCTTCGGTATTTAGAACCCTTAGAAGCTATCCGCCCCCCTGTGGATTTTGCGATACCCCCCTTGGTTCCCCCTCGAGGGAGGAATTGAAGGGGGGGTGTCCGCTGCCGAGGAAAGTTTTCGGATAGGCTTTTAGTGCGATATTGTCACGGTAACCAAGAGACACGGAGAACACAAAGATTTCATTTGAAAGTCTTTCTCTGTGCCTTCTGTGTCTCCGTGGTTCAGATGAAATCCGACAATGTCGAGTTAAACGTCTATTGCTCCGGCGCCGTTCATTTGATACGGTAAAAACATGATGTTTCGCTTACTTCGAATCTTTGCCGGCCTCTTGTTTTTATCCCTGGGGATTGTCGGACTGGTGCTTCCCATCCTGCAGGGATGGCTCTTTTTATCGCTGGGAGTTCTGACCCTCTCTGTGGATATTCCTCCCATTGCCCGGCTCATCTGTCGGGTAGAAAGCCGGTTTCCCTGGATCCAGAATTCCCTCAAGCGTGTGCGAAGAATCTTCACAAGGGGAAAAAATACTCTTCCGCCCTGCCCTCCTGAAAAACGATGATCTTCGGCACAAAGTCACTGCTTCCCGGTATTCCCGTCTTCCATCGATCCTTCGCTTTTCCCTCTCATTCTATCAGAGGCGGCACTTCTTTGCTTTTGTCGACCAGAAGCTCATCGTGGTATTCAATGCCGTATATATAGAGCATGATCATGGCAAAGCTCAGAATGAGAGGTCCATAGAGAACCCCTATGAGTCCAAAGTATTGAACACCGCCGATGATGGCAAGGAACACGTAAAAGGGAGACATATTCGCTTCTCCCCGCATGAGAAAAGGGCGCAGAAAGTTGTCGATGGACCCTACCAGTAGAACAGACCAGCAGATCAGAAAAATGAAGGATTTCCATTTGCCGAGGAGAGCCAAGTAAACGGCTGCGGGTCCCCAGACCAGAGTGGTTCCCACCACAGGGATCAGAGAAGCAAACCCCATGACCGTACCCCAGAAAAGACCCGGCATTCCCACAATCGTCAGCCCGATTCCTCCCACGATTCCCTGAAACAGGGCCGTCAGGAAACTCCCCATCAGCACAGATCTTGCCACCTTTCGAATCCCATGAAGGATCCTGTCTTCCTGATCTTTGCGCAAGGGTGAATAGTAGCGCAATTTCTCCACCATTTCGGCGCCGTCCCGAACCAGGTAAAAGACAACGAACATCATGATGAAAAAGTCGGAGAGAAGAGAAGCCACATTCCCAAGAAGTGAAGCCCCCTTCGATATGACAAATTGCCCCATGTTTTTGCTTATTTGTAAAAGATTGCTCGGAATATCGATTTTCTGCAAATCCAGGAAGGTCAAGCGCGCCTCGATCCGGTGATAATAGGAAAGGACCTTGGGGTCTTCGATCAATTGCTGAAGATTTCCGGCTTTCATCCACTCATTGATACGATTGACGGAATCGATTCCCTGGGCCACCAGGGCCGACACAAAAAAGAACACCGGCAGGGCCAAAGCAAAAGTAATGATAAAAACAATGGTCGAAGCCGCGAGATTCGCTCTCCCCCCATAGCTTCGTTCCAGATAGACCTGGACAGGGTGAAAGAGCGAAGCAAGCACAATGGCAAGGATCAATATGTGAATGAACGGGCGCAAAATGAGATAGGCTAAGAAAAGAGAGAAAAACAGAACTACGAGCAGAAAAGGCCGGTGCCGCTTGCCGGCTGCGGGGACATCATATTCCGGTTCATCACGATTTTCCATACCTCACCCTTCATTGTTCCGTTAAAGCTTGCCAGCCTTTTGCCTGTAGAGTTGGGCTTTCTGGGAATCCCCTTTTTCTTTGAAGAGGTCCGCCTGAAACAGGTAGACCTCCTTCAGTTTTGCGGGTTCTCCCTGGAAAAGGATTTCAGCCTTCCTGGCAAATTCCAATGCCTTGGTCTGGGAACCCTTCATACGCCAGGCTTTGGCCAGCCCCCAAAAGGCATCGCCGTTGTACACATCCACCTGAATGGCCTGTTCCAGCAGAGGGATGGCGGCATCCGGTTTTCCCTGAGCCAATGCGCTTTTC
This region of Desulforhabdus amnigena genomic DNA includes:
- a CDS encoding OmpA family protein, whose protein sequence is MDGKAKQGVIAAIMLVFMLVMCGASAQAKLVPKVDNFILFPDQSGSMYMHHESLKEIKMILVKNLLLEMNELIPELGYKGSIDLFAPFQQIQAPIVYDRAKFATSIEKIKNDQEIFGRLTPMGPGIIQLDPELARMSGKTAVILISDGGANIGSDPVMEATAIHSKYPEVCFHVISFAENKKDQARLEKIAATGNCIIVQGADLLNSKAALEQFVRDVFYEDVPEKKEDVIVLRGIHFDFDKYNIKSEWRPVLDEGAKILMSHPDVSVIIEGHTDSMGTVEYNQRLSERRARAVYDYFLDKGISASRMRAKGYSELRPIADNSTEEGRALNRRVELKVEQ
- a CDS encoding CCA tRNA nucleotidyltransferase, with protein sequence MRETETLYGKLCGLDFVPNHVLEIMEHLFHSGFDVWLVGGALRDFFSGQAPKDWDLATSASPSEIMRLFPRVIPVGIQHGTVRIHTAQGDIEVTTYGKPGREGILADLGRRDFTVNALALSYPEGRLLDPHGGSEDLRHHLLKTVGNARSRLNEDPLRILRAGRFLGVYGYRIHPNVSAAVKDSLAGIDGIAVERIRDEMLKLIMGKHVEKAFEWMRRCGVLRKVLPELERECRRNRRSSCPFDAYRHTLYTVHNSPFRLRVRLAALFHRLGQKTSVHGAGRRENRSLNSQASAHAAFAVMDRWRMPQQLIQDVMILVRNHIPRNTLRWGGAQLRRLLAAVGPDLLEDLLDLAYADRISGNCREKSLEELNRLRSRISVQMKSRPPLHIGDLALNGTDVMQALSLKPGPLVGEILEQIHQWVLDEPGLNVRDVLIDRIQAKYGGISQNK
- a CDS encoding 2-isopropylmalate synthase, which produces MEKDEKMSRKIHIFDTTLRDGEQVPGAKLNKRQKIEIAQQLANLGVDVIEAGFPCSSPEDLQAVKAIAEQVKGPVIAGLARAVQQDIDLAWEALQGAERPRIHVFLGSSDIHLKSKLRKGRDNALAMAVEAVRYAKKYCHDVEYSTEDGSRTDFDYLCRVIEAAIDAGATVINVPDTVGYAVPEQYGELIRKLRESVPALDRVLLSVHCHNDLGLAVANSLAAIRNGADQVECTVNGVGERAGNASLEEIVMILKTRHDTYQAYTDIKTQEIYRTSRMVSRLMNIPVQPNKAIIGANAFAHSSGIHQDGILKDRSTYEIMKPEDVGIRQHKMVLTARSGRAALKHRLTEMGYELEQDKFERVYKRFLNVADRKKEITSQDLNSIVEIELTKVPETFTFHSLQIMSGNTMIPLASVTLLKEGQMLTDAATGNGPVNAVFNGIERIVGQQGKLRDYDLKAVTMGKDALGEAMVRVEIEGVVYSGIGTSPDVIEATARAYLNAFNRFFAGSH
- a CDS encoding AI-2E family transporter — its product is MENRDEPEYDVPAAGKRHRPFLLVVLFFSLFLAYLILRPFIHILILAIVLASLFHPVQVYLERSYGGRANLAASTIVFIITFALALPVFFFVSALVAQGIDSVNRINEWMKAGNLQQLIEDPKVLSYYHRIEARLTFLDLQKIDIPSNLLQISKNMGQFVISKGASLLGNVASLLSDFFIMMFVVFYLVRDGAEMVEKLRYYSPLRKDQEDRILHGIRKVARSVLMGSFLTALFQGIVGGIGLTIVGMPGLFWGTVMGFASLIPVVGTTLVWGPAAVYLALLGKWKSFIFLICWSVLLVGSIDNFLRPFLMRGEANMSPFYVFLAIIGGVQYFGLIGVLYGPLILSFAMIMLYIYGIEYHDELLVDKSKEVPPLIE